The Fusarium oxysporum f. sp. lycopersici 4287 chromosome 1, whole genome shotgun sequence DNA segment GACAGGTGGCGGTGTCCCTTGATCGTGGTACCCAGGACCTAGAGGCTGGTTAATACGCTCGTCAAGGCCAGGCTCTCCATCCTGCCACCAAAAAGTATCCTGAAAATCAAGCCTCCAGGCAGGTCTTTTTACGGCCGACAAAGTGGGGTTCTGAGCGAGTATTTAGTCGTNNNNNNNNNNNNNNNNNNNNNNNNNNNNNNNNNNNNNNNNNNNNNNNNNNNNNNNNNNNNNNNNNNNNNNNNNNNNNNNNNNNNNNNNNNNNNNNNNNNNCGAACGATCCTATCAAGGGTCAGCTAAAGCGGGAAGCTGGACAAAGAATGACCGGTACCTTGAAgcaaaacatcaacaagagaGGTCACTGATCCACGATAACATCCTAAGATACTCCAATGTGCCTCGGACTCGGATGACGGCATCCCCGAACATCGGGAACAGGGGTTATTTGCGTCGCACTAGAATGGTAAGCACTTAAGGTCACTCAGCAGATAATGGTGGGACCTACCGGTCTGTTCGAAGCTCGACATCGAAGACACGGGTCATTGTTGTggagcagcttcagctctCCTATTGACTTCAGACGATCATGTCCGACGCGAGCTCTTTTAAGAGGAGGCAGCTGTGGGTCAGATGTGGTTTCCTCGCCGCTTCTCGACAGCGCAGTTTTGGGGtctgagaaggagaagcttgagctGTGGTCCCTTCTTGTCGTCGCTGTGGAGGCGGTTGAGGGTGTCGGGAATGGCAGAGGAGGGAGATTAGTCGTTACGAGTGTGGTTGGAGGTTGAATAGGCGGCAACCGGTCCCGAGGCAGAGCACCGCCGCCCGTCTCTGGTATTTCGGAAATATTCGAAGAGCTCTGGGCTGGCACAAATGATCCAGATTCACTTGCATTCTTCGTTAAGTGCAGTCGAAGGTGATTGTCCCGTTCTAGATGCGTCGAGAATCCATAGACATAGTGGATGCATTGTTCATGCCAACACTTAAACGGTGCCCTCGAGAAGTTGGTAATAGAAGTAGAAGCCGCTGAGGGGAAAGAGTGTGTTACTCGATCATGATGCGCAAGATGATGATCGAGCCATGATGTATATTCTTGAGGTGGTGGAAATGGAGATGAGCCTTTTAGAGCGCGGGCAACGTCCATGTCTATACTGTTAGTTCTATCCATATCAGATACTCTACCGGAGGTTGCATGATAGACCGTGCACAGCGAGGTTATTCACTTACTCTGTTGCTTACATGCAGCTTCGAGGCATTCACAACGGTACTGGAGAGCCCGcgcttcttcagcttcagaaaGAGAGGGGATGCGTGATGAAATGCCTACAAAAGTGAGAATTAGATATGACTCGATATATTCGCCACAGACTGTGGAAGACAAAAATCATGGTGACAGCGCTCCAAGATAATGAAAAGCGGAACAGAGCGTACCGTAACGTTCGACAAGATTTTCGAGGGCACGAAGTTTGCGCCGCAGCATATCGACCTCGACAATGGCATTGAGAGTAACGTGTCGACCTTGATGGTTTGGTGACGGTACAACTGCCTCCGACCCAGTGCCTGTATCAACCTGAGGTCGCTGACGTTGGccggcaagatcaagatggGACTCCGGGTCGGATAGGCCCCGTGGAGTGTAGTCATCCTGGCTCATCTCTGGACCAGATCATCTCATCTCGTCCAGAGTCGACTTTTCTATGAGTTCCTGTTGAATGGGCTTGAGCTGCTGAGCATGACTGGTCGCCTTTCCGGGAAGTTCGCTGGCTGGTTACTGTTCGCATCTGCCAGTGGCCATTTGTCGGTGGTACACAACAGAAGGCGGGCAGCCGTCGCGCGAAGCAGGAGACTGAGAGGATTAGAAGGAATAATTAACAAGACGAGAGCATGAGCCCCCCCGGACGGGCAATATCAAAAATCGATCCGGAGGCTCTCGTGGAGATGTTAGAAATCAAGACGAATGAACGAGCCAAGATTTATCAGAGGGCACGAGCGCACGACATTGCATTGTGCTGGGCCCTCACCCCCCAAGGCCCCGGCCATGTGTGAGGCACAGCGAGGGAGTGAGGGCAAAGAGTGAGCAAGGTGGGGCATAGCTCCCCCGTCACGGCAGATTTGGAGATAGTGCCGACAACGATGCGGTGCGGTCTCTGGGCCTGGATCCGTCTGGAGCCCGCATTCAGCCAGGTATAAAGCGCGGATTGCAAGGGCGCCGCAGGGTACAACGCTTTGTATTCGCTGTCGAACTCAGTTGATTACAGGAGAGGTTCTCATCTGAATACTGGGCGGCAGAGTGAGAAAGGTCCGTGCTTCTCAGCCCATGTTGGCACGGTATGTGGCCAGTTGTAAAGCGCTGGACAGCTCAGTGCGAATATTGGCATGTCAGTGTCGTTGGAGGTATCCCAGGGCCATGATCCCAATGACAGACCAGCGGGGAACCACCCACCAACCGGGTCCTAGCAATAGCCACGAGTCCAGGCATGAGAGCGATTTCAGCACCACAACCCTGCGCGAGCTGTTCGTCCCGTTCGCCCTGCTGGCCCAGCTCGCCCCCTCGTCCGCATGCTCCATCACGGTGACCTTGCCATGGTAGCCTTGTCGGGGTAGTAGCCCCTTCTCGGTCGTAACCCTGTCATGGAAGGTGGCCAAGCCTCCCAGGTACAACGGTTATCGAGCGGGAGGAGCGTCAATTGACGAGAGTGTCAAGAGCTGAGCACAGTATGTCTATCTGGCTTTGGTGCCGCCTGTTACATTTCTCGAGAGCCATTGTTTATTACGGATAGTGTAGAGAGGCTGCAGGAACTGAGACAACGTGGGCGTAGCTCAAGCCGTTGCTGTGGCTTTGCGCCCACGCTTGTCATCGTGGGCGGTGCATGTTGGCCGATCCTTAGCGTTGGTACTGTCTTTGTTTGATATTGTTTCTTTTCACATTCTCATCGCAGCGCCATGTCTCGCCGCAACGTGGACAGCTTCAGTACGCGCTTGACCCTCCATCTCGTTTCATTCTTTGGCTGAGAAGATTCAGTGGGGCTGGTGATTTTCCTGGCGGTAAGAACAAGCGGACGTTTGGTGAGGCAGCTTGACCAATTCCCAGACCCAAGGTAGCTCTCACTGCTTTGCTCTCGGCTGGGCTTGGCTGGGTTTGAGATTGTCCAAGGGAGAGAGATTGCTAGGATGATGTGGCGAATGCGCCTAAAAGTTCCGGCCGAAACCCTCGGGGTTGTCTAGTCTAATCTGGTTCAGAGTCAGAAATGAGATGACCGAAGAACCAAAAGTGATAAAGCGCGGAAGACAGTTGACGAGCAAAAGGCCAGCAGCACCTGAGGAGGTCACCCCATGTTCGCCCCTGTTGTCGACGCTACTGCAAATGGAGGTGTTGTGCTGGAGGCACCTGTATGTATGAGACTATGCTGCTGTACTGAAGATTGGTTGCGTGTCCGTCTTTATCAGTCTCCAAAGACACGGTCTTCCCTGCATATGAGTGATCGACTACGACCTTGCGAGATCAGCGGAAATTTGAGTGGCCTTGGGAAGCATTGATCAAGCGTTTTTATCCGTCTTTGCCGAGATGATATTGTGAAGCTGAGAGCCTGGAGACCATGGCTGAGGCGTCATGCTATTACCATATCCTGGGTAGTAAAGTTTAGTATAGCCGGGACAATTTACCCAATCCCATGGCAATGAAGGAAGCTAGGAGGTAAGTGAGATGGAGATAGTGAGGTGTAGTCGCCTGGTAAAAGCTGGGTAGCTAAGGTACCCTGGGCCTGGCCCAAGCTCTTTTGGAGGGCTGTCAGAAGTCAGAACCGGAGGGGCCTGGTCATCCATTCCTCTTGTGTACCTAAGTTGGTAGGTTGGTAGACAGGTAGGCATTTCTCTTCAGGTATTTTTGGTTACTATCCGTACTCTTCCCCAAGTCAAAGGATATGATTGACCTACCTAGGTTGATAATAAAAGCCGGTAAGCTTGCGAACATGAGCTAAGAGCGTGCAGTGTCACTGACAACCCGACAACGGAAGACGGGACGGGATTGTGGGTGTGGAAGAAAATTGTGGATGTCAAAGTCCATGTTGATGTGGATGCTGGATGGCGACAAAATGGACCATGCTCCTTCCCGACTGGAACTCAAGGTTTTGAAACCAGAGAAGGAGCCAATAGGAGAAGCGGCTTCTGGAACCCTGGACTACCCACATCAACGGTTCTTAGGCAGATGCAAGGATGTTAGTGTTTAGCGGCCACGCATGCAGCGCAAGTGCACATTCAATCGAACGTGAGTTGGAAGCATGGGCCAAACAGAGtagaaaaaaagaaaatcaGGGAATAGAAGTTTAGGTACAGAGTAGGTTGCTTGATACCTTAGTTATGTCTGATGCAAGGTTTTAGAGGTTATTGTAAACGGTGAACTGTTTGGAATAGTCTTCTTAATCACTTCTGGTTTTTATGTACCTATTTACACTCTGTTTTAAGAATGAAGCTTTATTTCAAAGAGAAATAATCACCAAGGATGGCAGGTAGGCACTTACCTAAGGTCGTGCGCGGTACCTAGGTGCCCCGGTAGGTCAGATAAAAACCGGGACACTTTGCCTGTAATTATCTGCTTAAGTTTCCTGATTTTTATCTGACCTACCGGGGCACCTAGGtacctacttaccttagGTAGGTATGAGGGAAAGAAGCCACAGGGCAACGCCCAAGCGTCCCCGCTTCTTTAACCGTCCGTTGCAAAGCCACGAGTTTTGGAAATAACCCTGGTCGACCCTTCATCTCGTTGGTGTTCGAGGCTAAAAAGGCGGCCCATGTCTGAATTTATGCGACATTTACCTTAGCATGAGGCATGGCCATCGAGGTAATTAATTCCTAAATTGCGAGCTGGGCTTCTGGAGAAAGACCTGCAGCACCTTATCTTATTACCGCACCTTGCCTTGTCCCCTCCCCTCCAGCTGGACCTACCTTAGCCAAACATGGATTATGATCAAGCTCTTGAAGCCAGCCCATTCCTGGCGCTCGACGGAGCAAATGTCTACATTTAATTTCGTTCTTCATCTCGATGACCTCAATTTCAAGGAAAACCTGCAATCAGACATGTCGTATGCTAAgtacctaaggtaggtaaTCAGAAACGTCCCCCCGCCACCAGGCAAGTTTGCAAAAGTCACTAAATGATACCCCGGTCTCGAGCCGGGGGGTTAAGAAAACTTCAGACTTTGACAAAGAATGCCAAAATAAACACATCAAAGATTCCCCTAACCGTAGTGATAATTTACCCAAGTATACTCATCATCTGGGATcgaggtcctaagttttaTTGCCTTCCCTAGCCTGGTAGGTATTACATAGACCATGTTCCCAGCTCAGCGGCATGCATTCAAATGCCCCAGCCTGCCCCAGGCTTGATGTGACACTACATCTTCGTACCTTACCTTGCTCCAAAGCATCTCACGGTTCTCATCTTTatctctcatctccaatgCCAGCCACGTCTGCTGGTCTGCTTGTCCCATACGCCACACCATCCAGTCATACATACCTTGCTGCTGTTACCTGAATCGACCAAGACATGCACTGTAGACAGCCGCCTGCCCTCTCTAGCCATCTTGGGACATCTCCCCGGTTGGCTAAGCGGGTGTGATGAACGCAAGATGCTGCTTCTGGTGATGCAGCTGTCCCTGGGTTCTGGCCTATGAGGGTGTAGCTGCATGTGGTTGGACAATGCCCGCCTTTTCTTGTCAGCCTAAGTAATAACATTCAAGTAAATTGACCAGTCCGAAATGTCTCGGTAATGAGGAACAGCAGGATGAAATCATATGTTGATGCCGAGTATCAATAAGGCACCACATTGAGGGACCTTGGTTCTTCTCTCTCGTACATATGTGGTGATGTCCTCTATGAGGTATTGTATGTGAGAATGTCcatatttatattaaaaggaCCCATCTACTGCAGGTTcaattataataactaagcATGCGGACGAGACAATTCATTTGTGACCTGTCTACTCCTCTAGTTGCAGTAGCTATCGCTCATGTTGAATGGCTTTATCCCTTGATGCCATCCTATCCGCTGTTGAGCTTTCTTTATATGGTCATAACATTGCAAGAATACGCAACAATGACATAAAAcaacaagaaaaagaagaaaatcaAATCAATAGAATGGGATCGCACCCAGCCCTAGGAATGGACGAGGGTGGTTGGCTGTTCGTCATGTAGAGAGCGTCCAGGGAACGTGGGAAGAGGGGGTCTGGGAAAAGCCAAGAACGGAAACGATGAAGCCGTCGGTTCTGAGAAGCCAGACCTGGAACCAGAAAAACAAGGGCAAAAATGGCTTCCTTGTAACCGTTGCTCGTTGTGTCCGTTCCCATTTCCGACGCGTTTTTAATCGTTTCCCCGCCCACAGTAGCCACTGAGGAAATCTCGCTCTCGCTTACTGATTGACAATTAATACGTAGTATAATGTCACTGGCTTCAGTCCCTGCTTTGATTGCCGCTATGCCATGCTCAGGTGAATGTCTGTGGATTCACCTACTCGGTGCGCCACCAAGTCTTTTCCCTCAATGGCATTTCTTGGCCTGAAGCTTTTCGGCTGCCATCCTCCTCGCCCTTGTATGCCCAGTACTCACTCAATCGCAGTTCAGCATATTGAGCATagtcaaagtcaatcttGGAAATGACAGCTTGGATTTGGGACCAGATGCCCCAGTAGAATCCTGGCACTCCTCGATACGCATCGACCTCGGTCATGAGTTTCCgaacctcctcctcttcatcgaccTCCTCGCCGGTTAAAGAAAAGTAAGATTTGATGTACTCCCTTACAAACGCAAGTCGTTGATCCTGTCTGGGTACAGCCGAGTAGTCGCAGTCATACCCTGCCCACTCTGCAAAGTGGTTCGCCACGTCAAAAGCCGCAGGCGATGGTGTAGCATACTCGTAATCGATGAAGTCGACGGTAGGGGCCgcctcatcgtcttcgtGGATGATAACGTTGGCACACAGCAGGTCGCAGTGCGCAAATACAAGCTGCACACAAGGTTAATATTTTCCATCGGGTAACTGTGTGCTTATGAACGTACCCCGTTCTTGCCCAAGCCAGGCCGCTGGCTCAGTTTTTGGACCATCTCTTTCAACTCTGCCTGCAGCAGTGCTTGCCTCTGCCTAGCGACCTGCGACGCCTTCCAGAAGAACACCTCGGCGCCGGGTGCTTTGCCCGAAGCATCTGTCGCATACAGCTNNNNNNNNNNNNNNNNNNNNNNNNNNNNNNNNNNNNNNNNNNNNNNNNNNNNNNNNNNNNNNNNNNNNNNNNNNNNNNNNNNNNNNNNNNNNNNNNNNNNNNNNNNNNNNNNNNNNNNNNNNNNNNNNNNNNNNNNNNNNNNNNNNNNNNNNNNNNNNNNNNNNNNNNNNNNNNNNNNNNNNNNNNNNNNNNNNNNNNNNNNNNNNNNNNNNNNNNNNNNNNNNNNNNNNNNNNNNNNNNNNNNNNNNNNNNNNNNNNNNNNNNNNNNNNNNNNNNNNNNNNNNNNNNNNNNNNNNNNNNNNNNNNNNNNNNNNNNNNNNNNNNNNNNNNNNNNNNNNNNNNNNNNNNNNNNNNNNNNNNNNNNNNNNNNNNNNNNNNNNNNNNNNNNNNNNNNNNNNNNNNNNNNNNNNNNNNNNNNNNNNNNNNNNNNNNNNNNNNNNNNNNNNNNNNNNNNNNNNNNNNNNNNNNNNNNNNNNNNNNNNNNNNNNNNNNNNNNNNNNNNNNNNNNNNNNNNCAAATTCAACGTTTGAGTCTTGGGCTCGCCAGTCTGGCATGAGTGTCAGGATGAGTGTTCGAGCCCGAGTCTTGTGATTCATTGTTGTCGTagaccaagtccaagaaAGGGCACATGCCCAAAATCGAGGttggttggtgatgttgtcatGGTCACGCGAGTGCAGCGATGAGTGAAAAATAAGGAGGTGAGGGTACGCGCTGAGGGGGAGGACGGTAAGAGAGGGGAGACGGAAGAGTGAGATGGCGGGGTCCAAATAATCAGCGGGCCAGAAAAATTAGGAGAGGTAGGTCAAGATGTGGGTGGGAGAGTTGCCGGAGTTGTTT contains these protein-coding regions:
- a CDS encoding ethanolamine kinase; translation: MVQKLSQRPGLGKNGLVFAHCDLLCANVIIHEDDEAAPTVDFIDYEYATPSPAAFDVANHFAEWAGYDCDYSAVPRQDQRLAFVREYIKSYFSLTGEEVDEEEEVRKLMTEVDAYRGVPGFYWGIWSQIQAVISKIDFDYAQYAELRLSEYWAYKGEEDGSRKASGQEMPLREKTWWRTE
- a CDS encoding hypothetical protein (At least one base has a quality score < 10), encoding MNHKTRARTLILTLMPDWRAQDSNVEFAVCDRCFGQSTRRRGVLLEGVAGR